One Solanum pennellii chromosome 10, SPENNV200 genomic region harbors:
- the LOC114074275 gene encoding uncharacterized protein LOC114074275, which translates to MTCSKCGTQGHNKRGCPTRNQADPSQSTESCSQARSTGPNQSSEPSSHTQATESGRGKGTGRATRGRATRGRASGKGVLAQSHGNVTNTEVIYLIIISLSDNIDML; encoded by the exons ATGACTTGTAGCAAATGTGGCACACAAGGACACAATAAAAGAGGATGTCCTACAAGAAACCAAGCTGATCCAAGTCAATCAACTGAATCATGTTCTCAGGCAAGAAGTACTGGTCCAAATCAGTCATCTGAACCATCTTCTCATACACAG GCTACTGAAAGTGGTAGAGGAAAAGGCACAGGAAGAGCAACAAGAGGAAGAGCAACAAGAGGAAGAGCAAGTGGCAAAGGTGTTCTAGCTCAATCACATGGAAATGTTACAAACACAGAGGTAATATatctaattattatatcattgtcAGATAATATAGATATgctttaa
- the LOC107002790 gene encoding putative fucosyltransferase-like protein: MAAAVPVQRVQRNEGLPTSTTSVVPQKKLSNWLPLLVGLVVLVEIAFLGRLDMAEKANLVNSWADSFYKFTTSTGKVSSISSNGDDDPTGLVDLSDEVDQDLVPGSCEEWLLKEDSMEYSRDFDKDPIFVHGGDKDWKSCAVGCKFGGDSDKKPDAAFGTTQEAGKAGVLRSMESAQYYPENDVAMARRRGYDIIMTTSLSSDVPVGYFSWAEYDIMAPVQPKTENALAAAFISNCGARNFRLQALEVLEREMIKIDSFGSCHHNRDGNVDKVETLKRFKFSFAFENSNEEDYVTEKFFQSLVAGSIPVVIGAPNIQEFAPSNNSLLHIKELKDAESVANTMKYLAANPSAYNELLRWKVEGPSDSFKALVDMAAVHSSCRLCIFLATSIREREEKNPKFKKRPCKCTRDSETVYHVYVRERGRFEMESIFLRSSNLSLEAFESTVVSKFKSLKHVPIWKEERPEILRGGDELKLYRLHPLGMTQRQALYNFTFKGDTDFRDHIESHPCAKFEAIFV, encoded by the exons ATGGCTGCTGCTGTTCCAGTTCAAAGGGTTCAAAGAAATGAAGGTTTACCCACTTCTACTACTTCAGTTGTTCCTCAAAAGAAATTGTCTAATTGGTTGCCCTTGTTGGTTGGTCTTGTGGTTTTAGTTGAAATTGCTTTTCTGGGTCGATTAGATATGGCTGAAAAAGCTAATCTTGTTAACTCGTGGGCTGATTCATTTTACAAGTTTACTACATCAACTGGTAAAGTGAGTAGTATTAGTAGTAATGGTGATGATGACCCTACTGGGTTAGTTGACTTGAGCGATGAGGTTGATCAAGATTTGGTACCTGGGAGCTGTGAGGAATGGCTGCTAAAGGAGGATTCCATGGAATATTCTAGAGATTTTGACAAAGATCCAATTTTTGTTCATGGTGGAGATAAG GATTGGAAGTCCTGTGCCGTGGGATGCAAGTTCGGAGGGGATTCTGATAAGAAGCCTGATGCAGCATTTGGAACAACACAAGAGGCTGGCAAAGCTGGCGTGCTTCGGTCAATGGAGTCAGCTCAATACTATCCTGAAAATGATGTTGCTATGGCACGACG AAGGGGATATGATATTATAATGACAACAAGCCTCTCTTCAGATGTTCCTGTTGGGTACTTCTCTTGGGCCGAGTATGATATAATGGCTCCAGTGCAACCTAAAACTGAGAATGCATTAGCAGCTGCTTTTATTTCTAATTGCGGTGCTCGCAACTTCCGGTTGCAAgctcttgaagttcttgaaagagAAATGATCAAGATTGATTCTTTTGGCAGTTGTCATCATAATCGGGATGGAAATG TGGACAAAGTGGAAACTCTCAAGCGCTTTAAATTTAGCTTCGCTTTTGAGAATTCTAATGAGGAGGATTATGTCACTGAAAAATTCTTCCAGTCTCTGGTTGCTG GATCAATCCCTGTGGTGATTGGTGCTCCAAACATCCAAGAGTTTGCTCCTTCTAATAATTCACTTTTACACATTAAAGAGCTGAAAGATGCTGAAAGCGTTGCCAATACTATGAAGTACCTTGCAGCAAATCCTAGTGCATATAATGAGTTGTTAAG GTGGAAGGTTGAGGGACCATCTGATTCTTTCAAAGCCCTGGTTGACATGGCAGCAGTCCACTCTTCATGCCGTTTGTGTATCTTCTTAGCAACAAGTATTCgggagagagaagagaagaatcCAAAATTTAAGAAACGTCCCTGCAAATGTACCAGAGATTCAGAAACTGTATATCATGTATATGTGCGTGAAAGAGGGAGGTTTGAGATGGAGTCCATTTTCCTAAG GTCATCTAATTTGTCGTTGGAGGCTTTTGAATCTACAGTAGTGTCAAAGTTCAAATCTCTAAAGCATGTTCCCATTTGGAAAGAAGAAAGACCTGAAATACTACGCGGAGGAGATGAACTAAAACTCTACAGATTACATCCTCTTGGCATGACACAACGACAAGCATTGTACAACTTCACATTCAAAGGAGACACTGATTTTAGGGATCACATTGAAAGCCACCCATGTGCAAAGTTTGAAGCCATATTTGTTTAA
- the LOC107032535 gene encoding protein disulfide-isomerase SCO2-like, with the protein MPGKSLGRATERATYLADDSEPLPLPMNYPDTCPVSPDEIDRRLCCDPQIQDCKEVVYEWTGKCRSCQGTGFVSYYNKRGQETICKCIPCLGIGYVQKITARKDINVMED; encoded by the exons aTGCCTGGGAAAAGCCTTGGTCGCGCAACCGAGAGAGCTACATACTTGGCCGATGATAGTGAACCTCTTCCTCTTCCCATGAATTATCCTGACACTTGTCCTGTTTCGCCCGACGAAATTGACCGTCGACTTTGCTGTGATCCCCAAATACAG GATTGCAAGGAAGTCGTCTATGAGTGGACTGGAAAATGTCGGAGTTGCCAAGGAACGGGGTTTGTAAGTTACTACAATAAACGAGGGCAGGAGACCATCTGTAAATGCATACCTTGCCTTGGAATCG GTTATGTGCAGAAGATTACAGCACGCAAGGATATCAATGTTATGGAGGACTAA